In one Mucilaginibacter sp. PAMB04168 genomic region, the following are encoded:
- a CDS encoding menaquinone biosynthesis protein: MKKVRISAVSYTNTKPFLYGIQHTDIINQIDLSLDIPADCAQKLIDDTVDIGLIPVAATLNLPEWHLVSDYCIGAVGAVNSVFIFSNCPIEQVKTLQLDPESRSSNNLAKVLLKNYWKLQPEMVVAASDYSKSTDSTTAFVQIGDRTFGKASAYLYVYDLAAEWTKFTGLPFTFAAWIANKPISQSFINDFNQSLQYGLDNRNELFEEMEMRTDFDLKDYLMHKIDYPLTEAKKQALYLFLDYIKQL, encoded by the coding sequence TTGAAAAAAGTTAGAATTTCGGCTGTTAGTTATACTAACACCAAACCTTTTTTATACGGTATACAGCACACTGATATCATTAACCAAATTGACCTGAGTTTAGATATACCAGCAGATTGTGCTCAGAAATTAATAGATGATACAGTTGATATTGGCCTCATACCTGTAGCCGCTACGCTTAACCTACCCGAGTGGCATTTAGTTTCTGACTACTGCATTGGTGCGGTAGGAGCTGTTAACTCCGTTTTTATTTTTAGCAACTGTCCGATAGAACAGGTTAAAACTTTACAGCTCGATCCAGAATCACGGTCTTCAAATAACCTGGCAAAGGTTCTGTTAAAAAATTATTGGAAGCTACAGCCTGAGATGGTTGTTGCAGCATCTGATTATAGTAAGTCGACTGATTCGACAACGGCGTTTGTACAAATAGGTGACCGTACCTTTGGTAAGGCAAGCGCTTACTTATATGTATATGACCTTGCCGCGGAGTGGACAAAATTTACAGGGTTGCCTTTTACATTTGCTGCATGGATAGCCAACAAGCCCATTTCTCAATCATTTATTAATGATTTTAACCAATCACTACAGTATGGCCTGGATAACCGCAATGAATTATTCGAAGAAATGGAAATGCGAACTGATTTTGATTTAAAGGACTATTTGATGCATAAGATTGACTATCCGCTTACGGAAGCCAAAAAGCAGGCCCTATATTTGTTTTTAGATTACATAAAACAACTATAG